The following coding sequences are from one Anguilla anguilla isolate fAngAng1 chromosome 12, fAngAng1.pri, whole genome shotgun sequence window:
- the LOC118209725 gene encoding NACHT, LRR and PYD domains-containing protein 12-like has translation MNLSEEPDAKGGTLSTDRKRVQVERAGSPVPSCLSMKSDGSMDLPLTFRGEVTGDQRVQVERAGSPVSSCLSMKSDGSMDLPLTFRGEVTSDQRIPQSLQSCSLEENSSEKLSFTRQSLLRTLMKLKKDEKLKQFQSHLSQDCPECFKTLSEDPSVLVKFMKMKELFKSHRIEDYPECIEREQKDPEALYIVEKLLETFGSERSLKITLHILRNMKQKDLTDSLERDEQRNESIKIAQKALKAHLKRKFECIFEGLAKQSNPTLLNEIYTELYITEGGSVGVNNEHEVRQIETASKRQTTQETAILCNDIFKPLPGQEEPIRTVLTKGIAGIGKTVSVQKFILDWAGGKANQDIDFIFTLPFRDLNLKKERAFSLMQLLQHYFPQLKESQSVEGDEVKVVFIFDGLDECRLPLEFQSNKDCCDITESSSVDVLLTNLIKGNLLPSALLWITSRPAAASQIPPECVHRVTEVRGFNDPQKEEYFRKRIRDQNKASRIIAHIKSSRSLYIMCHIPVFCWISATVLETMLGKAKSGDLPKTLTEMYTHFLLIQTNVKNQKYHGTDETGSKKMSAADTEIILKLGRLAFLQLKKGNLIFYEEDLREGGIDVSEASVYCGVCTEIFKEECGLDQEKVYCFVHLSIQEYLAALFVFHSCVNKNRNVLRAEESKSHSDRVQLSELHRSAVDQALKSKNGHLDLFLRFLLGLSLDSSQILFGGLLTQTGRRSPVPDLQTQTESRSQSIEKTVQYIKWRLRGESSAERTINLFHCLSELNDNSLVEEIQNSLRSGKLSDNELKPDQCSALAFVLLMSEEILDEFDLKTYNTSAACHQRLLPVVRNCRKAILNNCNLTEESCDIVASALQSSNSTLRDLDLSYNNLGDSGVKLLCAGLMSPNCKLQTLGLGWCSLTEGCCDILASVLRSPHSELRDLELRDNELQDSGVTALSAGLEDPHCKLQRLGLSGCRVTQRGCDSLASALCSNPSHLRELDLRYNHPGDSGVRALSAAKL, from the exons ATGAATCTCTCAGAGGAGCCAGATGCCAAAGGAGGAACCCTCAGCACTGACAGAAAGAG ggtccaggtagaaagagctgggtcacctgtacccagctgtctgtctatgaagagtgatggTTCAATGGATCTTCCATTAACATTCagaggagaggtcacaggtgatcaaag ggtccaggtagaaagagcagggtcacctgtatcCAGCTGcttgtctatgaagagtgatggTTCAATGGATCTTCCATTAACATTCAGAGGAGAGGTCACAAGTGACCAAAG GATACCGCAGTCACTCCAGTCTTGCTCTTTAGAAGAGAACAGTTCAGAGAAATTATCTTTCACAAGACAG tctctcctgcgcactttgatgaagctgaagaaggatgAGAAGTTGAAACagtttcagagccatctgagtcaggatTGCCCAGAATGCTTTAAGACTCTGTCTGAAGATCCCTCTGTACTGGTTAAGtttatgaagatgaaggaattgTTCAAAAGTCATCGAATTGaagattacccagaatgcattgagagagagcagaaggatCCTGAGGCCCTGTACATAGTTGAGAAGTTGCTGGAGACCTTTGGCAGTGAGaggtctctgaagatcacactccacatcctgaggaacatgaagcagaaggatctcactgactcactggagagagatgagcagcgcA atgaATCCATAAAAATAGCCCAGAAGGCACTTAAAGCTCATCTAAAGAggaagtttgaatgcatatttgaaggtttagcaaagcagagcaacccaaccctcctcaatgagatctatacagagctctacatcacagaggggggaagtgtgggggtcaataatgaacacgaggtcagacagattgagacagcatccaagagacaaaccacacaggagactgcaatcctctgcaatgacatctttaagcctttacctggacaagaggaacccatcagaactgtgcttacaaagggcatcgctggcattgggaaaactgtctctgtgcaaaagttcattctggactgggcaggaggaaaagccaatcaggacattgatttcatcttcactcttcctttccgagatctgaatttgaagaaggaaagagcattcagtctgatgcaacttctgcagcactactttccacaactgaaagagagcCAAAGTGTTGAGGGTGATGAGGTCAAAgtggtgtttatttttgatggtctggatgagtgtcgacttcctctagaattccaaagcaataaggactgctgtgatataacagaatcatcatcagtggatgtgctgctgaccaacctcattaaggggaatctgcttccctctgctctcctctggatcacctcccgaccagcagcagccagtcagatccctcctgagtgtgTCCACCGAGTGACAGAGGTACGCGGGTTCAATGAtccacagaaggaggagtacttcaggaagagaatcagagaccAGAACAAGGCCAGCAGAATTATCGcacacataaagtcatccaggagtctctacatcatgtgtcacatacctgtcttctgctggatttctgctactgttctggagacaatgttgggtaaAGCAAAGAGTGGAGATCTGCctaaaactctgactgaaatgtacacacacttcctgctcattcagactaatgtgaagaatcagAAGTATCATGGCACTGATGAGACAGGCTCAAAGAAGATGTCAGCAgcagatacagaaatcatcctgaaactggggcggctggcttttctacagctgaaaaagggcaatctgatattctatgaagaggacctgagagagggtggcattgatgtcagtgaagcttcagtgtactgtggggtgtgcacagagatctttaaagaggagtgtgggttggaTCAGGAGAAGGtttactgctttgtgcatctgagcattcaggagtatctggctgccttgtttgtgtttcattcatgtgtgaataagaacagaaatgtactcagagcagaagaatcaaaaTCTCAtagtgacagagtgcagctgtctgagttacacaggagtgcagtggatcaggccttaaagagtaagaatggacacctggaccttttcctcagattccttcttggcctctctctggactccagtCAGATTCTCTTCGGAGGACTACTGACGCAGACAGGAAGgagatcacctgtaccagacctacagacacagacagaaagcagatcacagagcattgagaaaacagtccagtacattaagTGGAGACTCAGAggggaatcttcagcagagaggaccatcaatctgttccactgtctcagtgaactgaatgacaactccCTAGTGGAGGAAATTCAGAATTCCCTGAGATCAGGAAAACTTTCTGATAACGAGCTGAAACCAGACCagtgttcagctctggcctttgtgttactgatgtcagaggagatcctggatgagtttgacttgaagacctacaacacatcagcagcatgtcatcagagactgctaccagtagtcaggaactgcaggaaggccat ACTGAACAACTGTAACCTCACAGAGGAgtcctgtgatattgtggcctcagctctccagtcatcaaactcaaccctgagagatctggacctcagctacaataacctgggagattcaggagtgaagctgctctgtgctggactgatgagtccaaactgtaaactacagacactggg gctgggttggtgcagtctcacagagggctgctgtgatatactggcctcagtcctgcgttctcctcactcagagctgagagatctggagctcagagacaatgagctgcaggattcaggagtgacagcgctctctgctggactggaggacccacactgtaaactgcagagactggg gctgtcaggctgtagagtcacacagagaggctgtgattctctggcttcagctctgtgttcaaacccctcacacctgagagagctggacctgagatacaatcacccaggagactcaggagtgagagcgctgtctgctgctaaactg